In bacterium (Candidatus Blackallbacteria) CG13_big_fil_rev_8_21_14_2_50_49_14, one DNA window encodes the following:
- a CDS encoding ABC transporter permease, which produces MHKIFAIFIKEWLHIRRDRLTLAMMFMIPVMQLTLFGFAINMDVQHMKTIIWDQDQRQASRELIKNFTNTGYFDQVATAHSEHEVTQALLMGKAWVGLIIPPDYSRKLLRNQPADVLVLVDGSNSTVANQALNLSRSIGQLNSIKVLQERMRRVLGSGASFREAVEIRPKTLFNPELKSRNFMIPGLLGVIMQLVTVMLTAFSIVREREKGTLEQLIVTPVNPAQVILGKLSPYFLIGLLNMLMVIGLMVFLFGVPIAGSLALLMGLSVFFILASLGIGLLISTVSQNQVQALQFTLLVFLPSMMLSGFIFPRESMPWLISSLGLLIPLTYFVEILRGIVLRGVGLEALWQHVIPVILFGLVLIVVSVLRFRRSLA; this is translated from the coding sequence ATGCATAAAATATTTGCGATCTTTATCAAGGAATGGCTGCATATTCGCCGCGACCGTCTGACCCTGGCCATGATGTTTATGATTCCCGTTATGCAGCTGACGCTGTTTGGCTTTGCCATCAATATGGACGTGCAGCATATGAAAACGATTATCTGGGATCAGGATCAGCGCCAGGCCAGTCGGGAGTTGATCAAAAACTTTACCAATACCGGCTATTTTGACCAGGTTGCCACTGCCCATTCTGAACACGAGGTGACCCAGGCCCTGCTGATGGGCAAGGCCTGGGTCGGTCTGATTATTCCCCCCGATTATTCACGCAAACTGCTGCGCAATCAGCCCGCAGATGTTTTGGTTCTGGTCGATGGTTCCAACTCCACAGTCGCCAACCAGGCCCTGAACCTCTCACGCAGCATTGGCCAACTCAACTCGATCAAGGTGCTGCAAGAGCGCATGCGCCGGGTTTTGGGCAGTGGAGCCAGCTTTCGCGAAGCCGTTGAAATCCGGCCCAAAACCCTGTTTAACCCCGAGCTGAAAAGCCGTAATTTTATGATTCCAGGGCTGCTGGGGGTGATCATGCAATTGGTGACCGTGATGCTGACTGCCTTTTCGATTGTGCGTGAACGGGAAAAGGGCACCCTTGAACAATTGATTGTCACGCCCGTGAATCCAGCCCAGGTCATTTTGGGAAAACTCAGCCCCTATTTCCTGATTGGCCTGCTCAATATGCTGATGGTGATTGGGCTGATGGTCTTTCTCTTTGGCGTGCCCATTGCCGGAAGTTTGGCTTTGCTGATGGGGCTTTCTGTGTTTTTTATTTTGGCTTCGCTGGGCATCGGCCTCTTGATCTCGACGGTATCACAAAACCAGGTGCAGGCCCTGCAGTTCACCCTGCTGGTCTTTTTACCCTCGATGATGCTCTCAGGTTTTATTTTTCCACGCGAATCCATGCCCTGGCTGATTTCCAGCCTGGGCCTGCTGATCCCACTTACCTATTTCGTAGAAATTCTGCGCGGCATCGTGCTGCGCGGTGTGGGGCTGGAAGCCCTCTGGCAGCATGTCATTCCGGTCATTCTCTTCGGCCTGGTGCTGATTGTCGTCAGCGTGCTGCGTTTTCGCCGCAGCCTGGCCTAA